The following are encoded together in the Babylonia areolata isolate BAREFJ2019XMU chromosome 30, ASM4173473v1, whole genome shotgun sequence genome:
- the LOC143275635 gene encoding kelch domain-containing protein 10-like, with protein MSEFELVYPCLGSKTLTDEEPVGRSGHSMVPDESNLYIFGGYNPLGRAVNQGQPTVLDELWKFNFATEKWTKIETESCPNTCASSCLVKHGSKLYVFGGTSYPFGQRSGNTVFVCDLEKPRETLQSSSSSGESSSEVLVSYQWDALQVADSQNTEDNDENRPPKGYGQSIIFHDHYLYTFGGAVGFYNEAIGDLYRLDLNTKTWEKMWPEGEMPEGRYKQEVIRDEEGFFIMGGGRLHMAMPVHILHRYSFIENTWTKYRTIPDPTFGIPKARSAFGFVQVDRDVYVCGGSLYGVNTQPHQVLQDIWHLSLTSFRWTQLSSTLPEPMYFHRASVSPANYLYVYGGVVMGGRRSTKLYRYRLPFQMPMLSELCWAKVCRAWKDDRLGSTVPQDLIETYGIPRKFVQRLS; from the exons ATGAGCGAATTCGAGCTAGTCTACCCTTGCTTGGGATCGAAAACTCTGACAGACGAAGAACCTGTCGGCAGAAGCGGCCATTCCATGGTGCCGGACGAGTCTAACCTATACATTTTCGGCGGTTATAATCCTTTAGGGCGAGCGGTGAATCAAGGCCAGCCCACTGTTTTGGACGAACTGTGGAAGTTCAACTTCGCGACAGAAAAGTGGACAAAAATCGAAACGGAAAGCTGTCCAAACACTTGTGCGTCATCCTGTTTGGTGAAGCATGGGTCCAAACTATACGTGTTTGGTGGAACGTCATATCCCTTCGGTCAAAGAAGCGGCAAcacggtttttgtgtgtgatttggaaAAACCAAGAGAAACTTTACAGTCATCGTCATCAAGTGGTGAGTCCAGCAGTGAAGTGTTAGTCTCTTATCAGTGGGACGCTCTGCAGGTTGCAGACTCACAGAACACTGAGGACAATGACGAGAACAGACCACCGAAAGGGTACGGGCAGAGCATCATTTTTCATGACCATTACTTGTACACATTTGGCGGAGCAGTGGGCTTCTATAACGAAGCTATCGGAGATCTGTACAGACTGGATCTGAACACCAAGACGTGGGAGAAAATGTGGCCAGAAGGAGAAATGCCAGAAGGCCGCTACAAACAAGAAGTCATTCGAGATGAGGAGGG TTTCTTCATAATGGGCGGGGGCAGACTCCACATGGCCATGCCAGTCCACATCCTGCATCGCTACTCCTTCATCGAAAACACGTGGACCAAGTACAGAACCATCCCGGACCCCACCTTCGGCATCCCCAAGGCCCGCAGCGCCTTCGGGTTTGTGCAGGTGGACCGCGACGTGTACGTGTGCGGCGGGTCGCTGTACGGCGTCAACACCCAGCCTCACCAGGTGCTGCAGGACATCTGGCACCTGTCCTTGACCTCTTTCCGGTGGACGCAGCTCTCCTCCACGCTGCCGGAGCCCATGTACTTCCATCGGGCTTCGGTGTCCCCTGCCAACTACCTGTACGTGTACGGCGGGGTGGTGATGGGCGGGAGGCGGTCGACGAAGCTCTACCGCTACCGCCTCCCGTTCCAGATGCCAATGCTGTCAGAGCTGTGCTGGGCGAAGGTGTGTCGCGCCTGGAAGGACGACAGACTGGGCAGCACGGTTCCCCAGGACCTGATTGAGACGTATGGCATTCCGCGGAAGTTTGTGCAGCGTTTGTCttag